GCTTTGCAGGAGCTGGAGCGTCATTGGGCAGTGACCAAATCCTATCCAGGCTTCCCGCCAGGAACCAATACGATCAACCCGGCAGTGATTGAGGGCGGAAGACATGCTGCTTTTATTGCTGATGAATGCCGCTTATGGATTACTGTTCATTACTATCCCGATGAGACGGCTGAACAGGTTGCTGAAGAAATTGAGTCCCATTTACGAAAGACGGCTGAAGCGGATGTCTGGATGCGGGATAACCTGCCAACATTTGAATGGGGCGGCGAATCGATGATCGTGGACCGAGGTGAAATTTTCCCGTCTTTCTCCGTAGATGAAGAGCACGCTGCTTTTGCCATGTTACAGGAGAGTCATAGCAAAGCTTTTGGCAAGGAAGCGAAAGTCCGAATGTCTGAAACAGTAACAGACGGCGGCTGGCTGGCAGCGTACGGGATTCCGACAGCCTGCTATGGACCGGGTGAATTGAAGCATGCCCATGCCGTAGATGAGCAGGTAAATATCGACGAGTTAGTAGATTATACAGTGTCCCTGCTGCAATTTATTTTGAAATGGTGTCAAACAGAAAAACAGGAATAAGGCATTTATAAAAATGATAGAAAAGGGAGTGCATAGAGCATGAAATTTACAGAACGTATTCGCAAGGCAGCAGATTCGATTTGGGAGAAAAGTCACCAGCATCCATTTGTACAAGGAATTGGTAATGGAACACTTGATATAGAGGCATTTAAATTCTACATGTGTCAGGATTACAAGTATTTGATAGAGTACTCCAAAGTAATTGCGATGGGAACGGTGCTTGCGAAGGACTTAGATACGATGTCCGGCTTTGCCAAATCACTAGATGAAACCCTGAATTTTGAAATGGATCTTCATCGCCAATATGCCGAGCGTCTCGGCATTTCCAGAGAGGAACTAGAATCTACGGTTCCGGGACCTGTAACGCTTGCTTACAGCAGTAATATGCTTGCAGAGGCACAAAAAGGCTCTTTAGCAGCATTGGTTGCAGCGATTCTGCCATGTGCCTGGAGTTATTATGAAATTGGTCTGGAGCTGGCAAAAAAACCGGGTGCGTTGGAGCATGAACAGTATGGGGAATGGGTGAAAATGTACAGTTCAGATGAAT
The nucleotide sequence above comes from Oceanobacillus timonensis. Encoded proteins:
- the tenA gene encoding thiaminase II, with product MKFTERIRKAADSIWEKSHQHPFVQGIGNGTLDIEAFKFYMCQDYKYLIEYSKVIAMGTVLAKDLDTMSGFAKSLDETLNFEMDLHRQYAERLGISREELESTVPGPVTLAYSSNMLAEAQKGSLAALVAAILPCAWSYYEIGLELAKKPGALEHEQYGEWVKMYSSDEFGSIGKWLMEKLDELAEGCTETELNHLEAIFLNTSRYEYMFWDMAYNREGWPV